The Hominilimicola fabiformis genomic interval GACAGAGATGAAAAGGCGACGCGGATATATACGGTTATAGGCAGGCTTGATAAAATGCTGCCGGATATAAAAATGCGTATTTCCGTCGGCGGTAAGTTTGAGGAAATAAATCCTATGGATATGTTTGAGTATCCGTTTGACGATTTCCCGTCCGAATGGCTGGACAATGTGACAGAGTATAAAGACGGAGGTGTTTTTGATGAAAGTAAACAGATATAACGGATTTAAGATTATCCTCATCGGCGCAGGCGGTACAGGCGGATATATTGCTCCGCATTTATACCGTATAGCATTTGCTTCGGGATGTACTGCCCGTATCATTATTGCAGACGGTGATATAGTCGAGGAAAAGAACCTTATACGTCAGAATTTTGCCGCGTGCGATATAGGCAAAAACAAAGCTCAGGTTATGGCGGAACGCTATGCAGGCACGTTTGGGATAGAAACGGAGTATATACCGGATTTCATAGAGGATAAAAAGACATTGGAAAGGCTTGTAGACAGTAATTGTTATTATTACAATTCTCAAGGACCGACAGTGATTTTAATAGGCGCGGTTGACAATAACCGTTCCCGTCAGCTATGTCATGAGGTATTCAAAGAAACCCGGAATATCATATACATAGATTCCGGTAACGGAGAATACACGGGACAGGTGGTATGCGGAGTACGCAAAAACGGACGTACTATAACAAAGCCTGTGGCGGGAATATACCCTGATATTTTACAGGGCGATGAGAAATTTCCGACGGAGCTTTCGTGTGCTGAGCGAAGCGTATCAGCGCCGCAGAGTATAGCGGCTAATTTGTTTGCATCAACCATTGTCGCGTCGATATTGTATCAGCTTATTGTATGCGGTGATTTACTTGTACGTAAGACTACCTTTTCTTCAATGACAATGAACTCAAAAACACTCTTGTCAAGAGGAGGTAATCGGTGATGGAGAAATATTATGTTTTAGAGCG includes:
- a CDS encoding ThiF family adenylyltransferase, which translates into the protein MKVNRYNGFKIILIGAGGTGGYIAPHLYRIAFASGCTARIIIADGDIVEEKNLIRQNFAACDIGKNKAQVMAERYAGTFGIETEYIPDFIEDKKTLERLVDSNCYYYNSQGPTVILIGAVDNNRSRQLCHEVFKETRNIIYIDSGNGEYTGQVVCGVRKNGRTITKPVAGIYPDILQGDEKFPTELSCAERSVSAPQSIAANLFASTIVASILYQLIVCGDLLVRKTTFSSMTMNSKTLLSRGGNR